A window of the Lolium perenne isolate Kyuss_39 chromosome 7, Kyuss_2.0, whole genome shotgun sequence genome harbors these coding sequences:
- the LOC139834182 gene encoding uncharacterized protein, with amino-acid sequence MDEDFAAVARRNAENRGDGGTHCGGNLSYERYKGKTRAALGPEEEMSDLEIYNKMRLKKPDLSQPQPSLPEYFGTYAEDVENYCEMVRHRHPEVDDPMSAEVDEESLVLSSGGLPHGRLAMLNKAVKHTLTTTFTRLKAGLTKDSPPLPPRRRARQQPAYDVSFPHFHPLSDFRSYIAKC; translated from the exons atggacgaggactttgcagccgtggcgaggcggaacgcggagaaccgaggcgacggtggcacacactgtgggggaaacctcagctacgagcgctacaaggggaagacg agggccgcgttaggacccgaggaggagatgtctgacctcgagatatacaacaagatgcggcttaagaagcccgatctctcgcagcctcagccctcgctccctgagtacttcggcacctacgccgaggacgtcgagaactactgcgagatggtgaggcatcgtcacccggaggtggatgaccccatgagcgcggaggtcgacgaggagtcgttggtcctgtcgtccggagggttgccgcatggccgtctcgccatgctgaacaaggccgtcaagcataccctcaccacgaccttcacgcgtctcaaggcgggactcaccaaggacagcccccctctcccgcctcgtcgccgggctcggcaacaacccgcatacgacgtaagtttccctcatttccatcctctttccgactttcgttcatacattgctaagtgctaa